DNA from Triticum aestivum cultivar Chinese Spring chromosome 7D, IWGSC CS RefSeq v2.1, whole genome shotgun sequence:
CATTTGATGTGACGCTGATGGTGTGAATGACACACGATTGTTTATCAACAGCAAATCTGGTATTTGGTATTTATACGGAAAAGCTAATTGGCAACTGTTTTCTAGGAGAGCAtgacattttaaacatttttttacAGTTTTAGTTGTATTGGGGGTGATAATTTCTTGAGAATAACATGACATTATCTGAGAGGATGATAGTTTTTAACCTTCACTTCAGATAAGAGGGTCCTATTTATATTCTTTATAATGTACCTGCAATTGATAGTTTGAGAATAAAATGTAGAGCATGTTAATTAGGAACCCAGGGTGTTGCACGGTGTTCTCTGTTCTAAATTTCTGTCTACTATTATCAGTGATCTGAAGTCTGAACTGGCTAGTGGCCGAGTCTGAAGTTGAGCCTCCTGAGCCAGACGGAGTGCAGGATCATGTGGAACATGTCGAGCCTCTCCGGCGGCTGCCGCAGAGTGAAGTGCCGCTTCACCAGCCGCACCCCGTCCCGGAGCCGCTCCACCTCCGCCGTCGGTATCCCCTCCAGCACCTCCTTCAGCCTAGGGATGTCAGCGACCGGCACGGACACCGAGAACGACTCCCACCGCAGCACGTCGGCGAATGGCGGCGCGTACCCGTCCGTCACCAGCACGGGGATGCAGCCGGCGTGGATGGCCTCCACCACGCGCGGGCTGGCCACCTCGTGCCCGCTCGGGCACAGGCAGAAGCGGGAGCGGTGCATGTAGGCGAAATAGTCGCTCTGCCGGTCGCGGCCTCGCCGGTTGTGACGGCTGCTGTTGCCGGTGGCGGAGGGGATGTCGTACTCGTACACGGGGAAGGTGGCCGGGTCGCGGCCCTTCCAGTGGCGCAGCAGGAGCTCGCGGATGTGGCCATGCCGCCCGCCGGCGAAGAAGGCCAGGTAGGGCCGCGCCGATAGCCCCGGCGAGGGCCCCAGGAGCTGCCGCGGCGTGTCGCCGGTGTAGAGGTTGATCTCCGGGATGCTCACGTCCTTCCCCGGCCGGAACCCCTCCGACGTGTTGGCgttgcagagcgcgcggatgccgttgGCGTACAGCTCCGGGTCCCCCTTGGACACGTCAGGAGCCTACACACAATGAAGCTCTAATCATCAAGCTGGACACCTGAGGAACAGAGCAAGCGTTCGGTT
Protein-coding regions in this window:
- the LOC123170400 gene encoding probable glycosyltransferase At5g25310, translated to MAAAAARLLAVALSAAILVVVGGRGVFPVSSGAERPSVERELDAARAAIRRAVRRHGNNASSAPGAWFRGDDVEYALLSRVYRNPAAFHRSYVEMERRFKVYVYEEGEPPLLHLGLCKDIYTIEGRFIEQLELLAPPAAGVRTWDAGRAHAFFLPFSVVQMVELAYRPLSYDRAPLLSLVGDYVRVVASRHPFWNRSAGADHFMLSCHDWAPDVSKGDPELYANGIRALCNANTSEGFRPGKDVSIPEINLYTGDTPRQLLGPSPGLSARPYLAFFAGGRHGHIRELLLRHWKGRDPATFPVYEYDIPSATGNSSRHNRRGRDRQSDYFAYMHRSRFCLCPSGHEVASPRVVEAIHAGCIPVLVTDGYAPPFADVLRWESFSVSVPVADIPRLKEVLEGIPTAEVERLRDGVRLVKRHFTLRQPPERLDMFHMILHSVWLRRLNFRLGH